The Phycisphaeraceae bacterium genome has a window encoding:
- a CDS encoding type VI secretion system contractile sheath large subunit produces MKYSFNFGVVSRTGGTRPGAASAGGGGGGAFRIALLGDFSGRANRGELETGDALAKRKPIRVDVDTIDAVIQRLKITLSLPLGQDAAISVPIGGMDDFHPDQLFEKVDVFTELGALRRRLQSSATADKAIKEVQSWAGKGKKVRTPRNASARGAELPAGATLDDFANLLGRPTSAAGGGGKAAQQAADLVKKIVGPYIVPARDPRRDAMLAAVDTALSDAMRALLHHPDFQVMESIWRGVDFLTRRLETDSSLQIILYDLTAQELAADLAAADDLAETGLYRLLVEQPALDAQQGPLSLIIGLYTFEMTPPHAELLGRVAKLAASAGAGGAPFIAAISADVLTMLKDEDVHPMILDAWKQLGLLPEANYLGLTVPRFLLRRPYGERTDPIDQFDFEEFTPAAGLSAMLWGHGGFIAALLLGETFRKQGKKMKPGSILSVGDMPYHFFTDADGDQVALPCTERLINLRTAEQLTRRRFMPLLSMQGKPEVRLGSLCSLAGPWAPVTIKPDATAAAPQPAAAEDASGGDSPAQESAQDAELAALLAEIGGDSGGGGGEEGASQEPPASREEPTAADTPASPEEEEPMDPELAALLAEL; encoded by the coding sequence GTGAAGTACTCGTTCAACTTCGGCGTCGTGAGCAGAACGGGCGGCACGAGGCCAGGCGCGGCGTCCGCAGGCGGGGGAGGCGGGGGAGCGTTCCGCATCGCCCTGCTGGGCGACTTCTCCGGGCGCGCCAACCGCGGCGAACTGGAGACCGGCGACGCCCTCGCCAAGCGCAAGCCGATCCGGGTGGATGTGGACACCATTGACGCCGTCATCCAGCGGCTCAAGATCACCCTCTCACTCCCCCTGGGTCAGGACGCCGCCATCTCCGTGCCCATCGGCGGCATGGACGACTTCCACCCCGACCAGCTCTTCGAGAAGGTGGATGTCTTCACCGAACTCGGCGCGTTGCGCCGTCGGCTGCAATCCTCCGCCACCGCCGACAAGGCCATCAAGGAAGTCCAGTCCTGGGCGGGCAAGGGGAAGAAGGTCCGTACGCCGAGGAACGCTTCCGCCCGCGGGGCGGAGCTTCCCGCCGGGGCCACGCTGGATGACTTCGCCAACCTGCTGGGGCGTCCGACCTCCGCCGCCGGCGGGGGCGGCAAGGCGGCTCAGCAGGCCGCCGACCTGGTGAAGAAGATCGTCGGCCCCTACATCGTGCCCGCCAGGGATCCCAGGCGGGACGCCATGCTCGCCGCCGTCGATACCGCCCTGTCGGACGCCATGCGCGCCCTGCTCCACCACCCCGACTTCCAGGTGATGGAGTCGATCTGGCGCGGCGTTGACTTTCTCACCCGTCGCCTGGAGACCGATTCCTCGCTCCAGATCATCCTCTACGACCTCACGGCCCAGGAGCTGGCCGCCGATCTGGCCGCCGCGGATGACCTGGCGGAGACAGGGCTCTACCGACTCCTCGTGGAGCAGCCCGCCCTGGACGCCCAGCAGGGTCCGCTCTCCCTCATCATCGGGCTGTACACCTTCGAGATGACCCCCCCGCACGCCGAGCTGCTGGGCCGGGTGGCCAAACTCGCCGCCAGCGCGGGCGCGGGCGGCGCGCCGTTCATCGCCGCCATCAGCGCCGATGTGCTGACCATGCTGAAGGATGAAGATGTCCACCCGATGATCCTCGACGCCTGGAAGCAGCTCGGCTTGCTGCCCGAAGCCAACTACCTCGGGCTGACCGTTCCCCGCTTCCTGCTGCGCCGCCCCTACGGCGAGCGGACGGACCCCATCGACCAGTTCGACTTCGAGGAGTTCACCCCCGCCGCGGGTCTCTCCGCCATGCTGTGGGGCCACGGCGGGTTCATCGCCGCCCTGCTGCTGGGCGAAACCTTCCGCAAGCAGGGAAAGAAGATGAAGCCGGGCTCGATTCTCTCCGTGGGCGACATGCCCTACCACTTCTTCACCGACGCCGATGGCGACCAGGTCGCCCTGCCCTGCACCGAGCGCCTCATCAACCTCCGCACCGCCGAGCAACTGACCAGACGACGCTTCATGCCCCTGCTCTCCATGCAGGGCAAGCCGGAAGTCCGGCTCGGGTCACTCTGCTCGCTGGCCGGCCCGTGGGCGCCGGTGACGATCAAGCCGGACGCGACGGCCGCAGCGCCCCAGCCCGCCGCCGCCGAGGATGCGTCCGGCGGAGACAGCCCCGCCCAGGAATCAGCCCAGGACGCCGAACTGGCGGCCCTGCTGGCGGAGATCGGCGGAGATTCCGGGGGCGGGGGGGGAGAGGAAGGCGCGAGCCAGGAGCCGCCAGCCAGCCGCGAAGAGCCAACCGCCGCCGACACCCCCGCCTCCCCGGAAGAAGAAGAACCCATGGACCCGGAACTGGCGGCTCTTCTGGCGGAGTTGTAG
- a CDS encoding class I fructose-bisphosphate aldolase — translation MTMVASRSPVLEALGSDADALLTHRAKVDRKHLHLPGPDFVDRVWAGSDRSPQVLRSLQQLFSHGRLANTGYLSILPVDQGIEHSGGASFAKNPIYFDGENIVKLAIEGGCNAVATTFGVLGSVARTYAHRIPFIVKINHNELLTYPNKHDQILFGTVEEAWNLGAVAVGATIYFGSEESGRQIVEIAECFQHAHSLGMATILWCYLRNSTFKVDGKDYHTAADLTGQANHLGVTIQADIIKQKLPERNGGYKALNTGGSSYGKLDERMYTDLCSDHPIDLCRYQVINCYMGRCGLINSGGESKGASDLADAVRTAVINKRAGGMGLISGRKAFQKPMSEGVKLLNAIQDVYLDPGITVA, via the coding sequence ATGACCATGGTCGCCAGCCGTTCTCCGGTTCTCGAAGCCCTCGGTTCCGACGCCGACGCCCTGCTCACCCATCGGGCCAAGGTGGACCGCAAGCACCTTCATCTCCCCGGGCCGGACTTCGTGGACCGCGTGTGGGCGGGGTCCGACCGCTCGCCCCAGGTGCTCCGCTCCCTCCAGCAGCTCTTCTCCCACGGCCGCCTCGCCAACACCGGCTACCTCTCCATTCTGCCGGTCGATCAGGGCATCGAGCACTCCGGCGGCGCCTCCTTCGCCAAGAACCCCATCTACTTCGACGGCGAGAACATCGTGAAACTCGCCATCGAGGGCGGCTGCAACGCCGTGGCCACCACCTTCGGCGTCCTCGGCTCCGTGGCGCGAACATACGCCCACCGAATCCCCTTCATCGTCAAAATCAACCACAACGAGCTGCTCACCTACCCCAACAAGCACGACCAGATCCTCTTCGGTACGGTGGAAGAGGCGTGGAACCTCGGCGCGGTGGCCGTCGGCGCCACCATCTACTTCGGCAGCGAGGAATCTGGCCGCCAGATCGTTGAGATCGCCGAGTGCTTCCAGCACGCCCACTCGCTGGGCATGGCCACCATCCTCTGGTGCTACCTGCGGAACAGCACCTTCAAGGTTGACGGCAAGGATTACCACACCGCCGCCGACCTGACCGGGCAGGCCAATCACCTGGGCGTCACCATCCAGGCCGACATCATCAAGCAGAAACTGCCGGAGCGCAACGGCGGGTACAAGGCCCTCAACACCGGCGGCTCCTCCTACGGCAAGCTCGATGAGCGCATGTACACCGACCTCTGCTCCGACCACCCCATCGACCTCTGCCGCTACCAGGTCATCAACTGCTACATGGGACGCTGCGGACTCATCAACTCCGGCGGCGAAAGCAAGGGGGCGAGCGATCTGGCCGACGCCGTGCGCACCGCCGTCATCAACAAGCGGGCCGGCGGCATGGGGCTGATCTCCGGCCGCAAGGCCTTCCAGAAGCCCATGAGCGAGGGCGTGAAACTCCTCAACGCCATTCAGGACGTCTACCTCGACCCCGGGATCACCGTGGCCTGA
- the murC gene encoding UDP-N-acetylmuramate--L-alanine ligase: MSTLTVTDRGVSTRGTAAAGAHHQPSGHRSPFFAGQHVWFIGIGGCGMSGLARLIRNAGATCAGSDSVPSELTDALSRDGIPVTADQQAGRLPEECTLVIASAAIKPDHPEMLAAGDRGIPVLSYAEALGRLQSGFTGISIAGTHGKSTTTAMLAHVLIHAGLDPSFIVGATCAQIGGGSRTGGALVPQTENGTGTFSLAGKPGILLAEACEFNRSFHHHRPTMALINNIEADHLDIYGSLDEIVKAFGEFAQLLPSSREGGRLLIAHEGAHRREVTAGLACEVMTFGFSPWADYQVTYSPSANRVTILRQEAALGSWVLPMPGEHMVLNTAAAAILAHWCGAPWERISEALSTFAGVDRRMQRLGTRTLPGGGQVLVYDDYGHHPTEIESTLRALRDFIRPARLICVFQPHQHSRTRFLLEEFANSFSHADVVIVPHIYFVRDSEIEKTKVSAQDLVDRLRTRGVTAMHLYPFEAIVEQLELLCKGGDLLVIMGAGPVWKVGRQFLAASMSLHAA; this comes from the coding sequence ATGAGCACGCTCACCGTGACGGATCGCGGCGTCTCCACGCGCGGCACGGCGGCCGCCGGCGCGCATCACCAGCCCAGTGGTCATCGATCCCCCTTTTTCGCCGGACAGCATGTCTGGTTCATCGGCATCGGCGGGTGCGGCATGTCCGGGCTGGCGCGACTGATCCGCAATGCCGGGGCGACCTGCGCCGGGTCGGACAGCGTGCCCAGCGAACTCACCGACGCGCTGAGCCGCGACGGCATTCCCGTCACCGCCGACCAGCAGGCCGGGCGGCTGCCGGAGGAATGCACCCTTGTCATCGCCTCCGCCGCCATCAAGCCGGACCACCCGGAGATGCTCGCGGCGGGCGATCGCGGCATTCCGGTCCTCTCCTACGCCGAGGCCCTGGGGCGGCTGCAGTCGGGCTTCACCGGCATCTCCATCGCGGGCACGCACGGCAAGAGCACCACCACCGCCATGCTGGCCCACGTGCTCATCCACGCCGGGCTGGACCCGAGTTTCATCGTGGGCGCCACCTGCGCCCAGATCGGCGGCGGCTCGCGCACGGGCGGCGCCCTGGTGCCGCAAACAGAGAACGGGACAGGGACGTTTTCCCTCGCCGGCAAGCCCGGCATCCTGCTGGCGGAGGCCTGCGAGTTCAACCGCTCCTTTCATCACCACCGGCCCACGATGGCCCTCATCAACAACATCGAGGCCGATCATCTCGACATCTATGGGTCGCTTGATGAGATCGTGAAGGCCTTCGGCGAGTTCGCGCAACTTCTGCCTTCGTCGCGCGAGGGCGGCCGCCTGCTCATCGCCCACGAAGGCGCTCACCGCCGCGAGGTCACCGCCGGGCTGGCGTGCGAGGTGATGACCTTCGGCTTCAGCCCCTGGGCGGACTACCAGGTCACCTACTCCCCTTCCGCCAACCGCGTCACGATTCTGCGGCAGGAGGCGGCCCTCGGCTCGTGGGTGCTCCCCATGCCGGGCGAGCACATGGTGCTCAACACCGCGGCGGCGGCCATTCTCGCCCACTGGTGTGGGGCGCCGTGGGAGCGTATTTCGGAAGCACTCTCCACGTTCGCCGGCGTCGATCGTCGCATGCAGCGGCTGGGAACCCGCACCCTTCCCGGCGGCGGCCAGGTGCTGGTCTACGACGACTACGGCCACCACCCCACCGAGATCGAATCCACCCTTCGGGCCTTGCGCGACTTCATCCGGCCCGCGCGCCTCATCTGCGTCTTCCAGCCCCACCAGCACAGCCGCACGCGATTTCTGCTGGAGGAGTTCGCCAACTCATTCTCGCACGCCGATGTCGTCATCGTGCCCCACATCTATTTCGTCCGCGACTCGGAGATCGAGAAGACGAAGGTCAGCGCCCAGGATCTCGTCGATCGCCTCCGCACGCGCGGCGTGACCGCCATGCACCTCTACCCCTTCGAGGCCATCGTGGAGCAGCTTGAACTCCTCTGCAAGGGCGGCGACCTGCTGGTCATCATGGGCGCCGGGCCGGTGTGGAAGGTCGGCCGCCAATTCCTCGCCGCCTCCATGTCGCTGCACGCGGCCTGA
- a CDS encoding NAD(P)-dependent oxidoreductase, producing the protein MRIALTGSSGFIGSVIARALHARGHQVTGLVRSTSRRDHVAPFVDRFIEGDHADPHCWPALLREADAVVHNSFDWDALKSGDANRHLERNLLASIRFLHASAPRPFVFISSIAVHHDMRPRWSGMVDEDHPLRPASLYGACKAAIEDHLWAAHFEQGRFVSALRPCAVYGIDPRIERSIGYPIIRQIRDRRPFTRPGGGKFVHVDDVAVAVASAVGNPDASGRVYNLADCYARWADIAQMIADHLGIAAEIDFSSPPQPKNQFTKDAARSLGVPLDRGHQGIRAYLGELVKVAMSGA; encoded by the coding sequence ATGCGCATCGCCCTGACCGGTTCCTCCGGCTTCATCGGCTCCGTCATCGCCCGCGCCCTGCACGCCCGCGGTCATCAAGTGACCGGGCTGGTGCGATCGACCAGCCGCCGCGATCACGTGGCTCCGTTCGTCGATCGTTTCATCGAGGGCGACCACGCCGACCCGCACTGCTGGCCCGCTCTGCTGCGTGAGGCCGACGCGGTCGTCCACAACAGCTTTGACTGGGACGCCCTCAAGTCAGGCGACGCCAATCGGCACCTGGAGCGCAACCTGCTTGCTTCCATTCGCTTCCTTCACGCCTCCGCGCCGAGACCGTTTGTGTTCATCAGTTCCATCGCGGTGCATCACGACATGCGCCCCCGGTGGAGTGGAATGGTGGATGAGGATCACCCGCTGCGTCCGGCCTCGCTCTACGGCGCGTGCAAGGCGGCGATCGAGGATCACCTGTGGGCCGCCCACTTCGAGCAGGGCCGGTTCGTCTCCGCTCTGCGGCCTTGCGCGGTGTACGGCATCGATCCCAGGATCGAACGGTCCATCGGCTACCCGATCATCCGGCAGATTCGGGACCGTCGCCCCTTCACCCGCCCCGGCGGAGGCAAGTTCGTCCATGTGGACGATGTGGCCGTCGCCGTCGCTTCCGCCGTCGGCAACCCGGACGCCTCGGGCCGGGTCTACAACTTGGCTGACTGCTACGCCCGGTGGGCGGACATCGCCCAGATGATCGCCGATCACCTGGGCATCGCGGCGGAGATCGACTTCTCCAGCCCCCCTCAACCGAAGAATCAGTTCACCAAGGATGCGGCCCGTTCGCTGGGGGTGCCGCTGGATCGCGGACACCAGGGGATTCGGGCGTATCTGGGGGAGTTGGTGAAGGTCGCGATGAGCGGCGCGTGA
- the ffh gene encoding signal recognition particle protein → MFATLSERLNGVFRNLSGRGRITEDNVAEAMRDVRTALLEADVHLDVVKTFCDQVLQDALGTQVTKSLKPGQEMVGIVHKRLVEMMGPVDSHVMIVDPGPTVIMMCGLQGSGKTTTCGKLAAYLRRNGRSVLVAAADLQRPAAVEQLRLVVEGVDREAKGQQRVGFYGEPDKCAEYGKAVGVAVGVCQRALKKAREERYDVLILDTAGRLHINDDLMKELEAVNRAINPHQIYLVVDAMVGQDAVNSAKVFHQRLAIDGVILTKFDSDTRGGAALSVKHVTGAPIKFIGVGEKFDALEEFHPERIASRMLGMGDVVSLVEKAQQEVSEEEAARMAEKMAAGKLTMDDFLKQLRSIRRMGPMKQLLGMLPGVSSMLKDVEIDEKQLNRLEGIVHSMTPAERDDVTLLSKSRIKRIAKGSGTTPVEVNKLIKQFELIQKMTQQMAGVGAGGKLKAIRELAKMDPNLMPGMRGMPTFASRGSTVVAKQKPGFKARKKKSR, encoded by the coding sequence ATGTTCGCCACACTCTCCGAGCGTCTCAACGGCGTCTTCCGCAACCTGTCCGGGCGCGGGCGCATCACCGAGGACAACGTCGCTGAAGCCATGCGCGATGTGCGCACCGCCTTGCTGGAGGCGGATGTCCACCTCGATGTGGTCAAGACGTTCTGCGACCAGGTGCTGCAGGATGCACTCGGCACACAGGTAACCAAGTCGCTCAAGCCGGGGCAGGAGATGGTGGGCATCGTCCACAAGCGGCTTGTTGAGATGATGGGGCCGGTGGACAGCCACGTGATGATCGTGGACCCCGGGCCCACCGTGATCATGATGTGCGGTCTGCAGGGGAGCGGCAAGACCACCACCTGCGGCAAACTGGCGGCGTACCTGCGCCGCAATGGACGCAGCGTGCTGGTGGCCGCAGCCGACCTGCAGCGGCCCGCGGCGGTGGAGCAGCTGCGCCTGGTGGTGGAGGGCGTGGATCGCGAGGCCAAGGGGCAGCAGCGCGTGGGCTTCTACGGCGAGCCGGACAAGTGCGCCGAGTACGGCAAGGCCGTCGGCGTGGCCGTGGGCGTGTGTCAGCGGGCGCTCAAGAAGGCGCGGGAGGAGCGGTACGACGTGCTGATCCTCGACACCGCGGGCCGTCTGCACATCAACGACGACCTGATGAAGGAGCTGGAGGCCGTCAACCGCGCCATCAACCCGCACCAGATTTACCTGGTCGTGGACGCCATGGTCGGGCAGGACGCGGTGAACAGCGCCAAGGTGTTCCACCAGCGGCTGGCGATCGACGGAGTGATCCTGACCAAGTTCGACAGCGACACGCGCGGCGGCGCGGCGCTGTCGGTCAAGCACGTGACCGGCGCGCCGATCAAGTTCATCGGCGTGGGCGAGAAGTTCGACGCCCTGGAGGAGTTCCACCCCGAGCGCATCGCCAGCCGCATGCTGGGCATGGGCGACGTGGTGTCGCTGGTGGAGAAGGCCCAGCAGGAGGTCAGCGAGGAAGAAGCCGCCCGCATGGCCGAGAAGATGGCCGCCGGCAAGCTGACGATGGACGACTTCCTCAAGCAGCTGCGCTCGATCCGCCGCATGGGCCCGATGAAGCAGTTGCTGGGCATGCTGCCGGGCGTCAGCTCGATGCTGAAGGACGTGGAGATTGATGAGAAGCAGCTCAATCGGCTGGAGGGGATCGTCCACTCGATGACGCCCGCCGAGCGGGATGACGTCACGCTGCTGAGCAAGTCGCGCATCAAGCGCATCGCCAAGGGGTCGGGCACCACGCCGGTGGAGGTGAACAAGCTCATCAAGCAGTTCGAGCTGATCCAGAAGATGACGCAGCAGATGGCGGGCGTCGGCGCGGGCGGCAAGCTCAAGGCGATCCGTGAACTGGCGAAGATGGACCCGAACCTGATGCCGGGCATGCGCGGCATGCCCACCTTCGCCAGCCGCGGCTCGACGGTAGTGGCCAAGCAGAAGCCGGGCTTCAAGGCGAGAAAGAAGAAGAGCCGGTGA
- a CDS encoding ABC transporter permease — translation MNKVLIVAWRDFKSTALTLAFFLAVLGVPVLVVAVGAVAGVILATHKPPPLVGKVLVIDPTGELVKAATLEFDPRSIDRDAAEQVKEAAQGLEQIMGEGNLASGVNANPMQRGEIRVEVAAAPDGATPESLSAMVRGGEILAAAIIPPQALDIPVNGSSATFDLFVAEGLEGTHTSLIEERLGRAAVRVRAERAGMDLARTRAVLERPRAATNRLLASGEVAQETEKLREIRRFIIPMAFMMLLWISVFSTGQHLLNSTIEEKSNKVMEVLLSAVSPLQLLAGKILGQAAVGLVILGVYSAAGVFALVMLSQSGLVPWTQLVYLGVFFFMAYFMVASMMAAVGSAVSDIREANSLLTPVMILLMFPLMLWMPISQAPNGMIATIFSFVPPATPFVMILRLCADEHVPLWQVIASIVWGYACVVGMVWLAAKIFRVGVLMSGKPPSPIELIRWARYQ, via the coding sequence GTGAATAAGGTGCTCATCGTCGCCTGGCGCGACTTCAAATCCACGGCGCTGACCTTGGCGTTCTTCCTGGCGGTGCTGGGCGTGCCGGTGCTCGTCGTGGCCGTGGGCGCGGTGGCCGGGGTGATCCTCGCCACGCACAAGCCCCCGCCTCTGGTCGGCAAGGTGCTGGTGATCGACCCGACTGGCGAACTGGTGAAGGCCGCGACGCTGGAGTTCGACCCCAGGTCCATCGACCGTGACGCCGCCGAGCAGGTTAAGGAAGCCGCTCAAGGGCTCGAACAGATCATGGGCGAGGGCAACCTTGCCAGTGGCGTGAACGCCAACCCCATGCAGCGGGGCGAGATCAGGGTCGAGGTCGCCGCGGCGCCGGACGGGGCCACGCCCGAGTCGCTCAGCGCCATGGTGCGCGGCGGCGAGATTCTCGCGGCGGCGATCATTCCGCCCCAGGCGCTGGACATCCCCGTCAATGGTTCGAGCGCCACCTTTGATCTCTTCGTGGCCGAGGGGTTGGAGGGCACCCACACCTCGCTCATCGAGGAGCGTCTGGGCCGCGCCGCGGTGCGGGTGCGCGCCGAGCGTGCGGGGATGGACCTGGCGCGCACCCGGGCGGTGCTGGAGCGCCCCCGCGCCGCCACCAACCGCCTGCTGGCCTCGGGCGAGGTGGCCCAGGAGACGGAGAAGCTGCGCGAGATCCGCCGCTTCATCATTCCCATGGCCTTCATGATGCTCCTGTGGATCTCGGTCTTCTCCACCGGGCAGCACCTGCTCAACTCCACCATCGAGGAGAAGTCGAACAAGGTGATGGAGGTGCTGCTCTCCGCCGTCAGCCCGCTGCAACTGCTGGCGGGAAAGATCCTTGGCCAGGCGGCGGTGGGGCTGGTGATCCTCGGCGTCTATTCCGCGGCGGGAGTGTTCGCTCTTGTCATGCTGTCTCAGTCCGGGCTGGTGCCGTGGACGCAGCTGGTGTACCTGGGCGTCTTCTTCTTCATGGCGTACTTCATGGTGGCCTCGATGATGGCCGCCGTGGGCAGCGCAGTGAGCGACATCCGCGAGGCCAACTCGCTGCTGACGCCGGTGATGATCCTGCTCATGTTCCCGCTGATGCTGTGGATGCCCATCAGCCAGGCACCCAACGGGATGATCGCCACGATCTTCAGTTTCGTGCCACCCGCCACACCCTTCGTGATGATCCTGCGGCTCTGCGCCGACGAGCACGTGCCCCTGTGGCAGGTGATCGCCAGCATCGTGTGGGGCTACGCGTGCGTGGTGGGCATGGTGTGGCTGGCGGCCAAGATCTTCCGCGTCGGCGTGCTGATGTCGGGCAAGCCGCCTTCGCCGATCGAGCTGATCCGGTGGGCGCGGTACCAGTGA
- a CDS encoding ATP-binding cassette domain-containing protein yields the protein MPDPAIAIRGVCKSYGSTQAVRDLDLTVPIGSVCGFLGPNGAGKSTTIRMVMSIIYPDRGTIEVLGSDALHNKDRIGYLPEERGLYRKMRVADYLHYIARLKGIDAPEAKRRVADWLEKIQLPGVNRKKCQELSKGMQQKVQFLAAVIHEPDLIILDEPFSGLDPVNSALLNQLIRELHGLGRTIIFSTHVLHQAELICDRFFLINKGVKLLDATLAEIRARFDPRTIVAEPLNGAADFASIPGVVRAEPMPETGAWELELEGNADRQDVLRHIVARCSVRSVELRRLTMEEVFIRLVMADRGAEAARTAREELSRE from the coding sequence TTGCCCGATCCCGCCATCGCCATCCGAGGCGTCTGCAAGTCCTACGGCTCCACGCAGGCGGTGCGTGACCTGGACCTGACCGTTCCCATCGGCAGCGTGTGCGGCTTCCTCGGCCCCAACGGCGCCGGCAAGAGCACCACCATCCGCATGGTCATGTCGATCATCTACCCCGATCGCGGAACGATCGAGGTGCTCGGCTCCGACGCCCTGCACAACAAGGACCGCATCGGCTACCTGCCCGAGGAGCGCGGGCTGTACCGCAAGATGCGCGTCGCCGACTACCTGCACTACATCGCCCGGCTCAAGGGCATTGACGCACCTGAGGCGAAGCGCCGCGTCGCCGACTGGCTGGAGAAGATTCAACTGCCCGGCGTGAACCGCAAGAAGTGCCAGGAGCTCTCGAAGGGCATGCAGCAGAAGGTGCAGTTCCTGGCCGCGGTCATCCACGAGCCGGACCTCATCATTCTGGATGAACCGTTCTCGGGGCTGGACCCTGTCAACTCGGCGCTGCTCAACCAGTTGATCCGCGAGTTGCACGGTCTTGGCCGAACCATCATCTTCTCCACTCACGTGCTTCACCAGGCGGAGCTGATCTGCGACCGTTTCTTTCTCATCAACAAGGGCGTCAAGCTGCTGGACGCCACGCTGGCGGAGATCCGGGCCAGGTTTGACCCGCGCACCATCGTCGCCGAGCCGCTCAACGGGGCGGCGGACTTCGCCTCCATTCCCGGCGTCGTCCGAGCCGAACCGATGCCGGAGACCGGCGCGTGGGAGCTGGAGCTGGAGGGAAACGCCGACCGGCAGGACGTGCTGCGGCACATCGTGGCCCGGTGCTCCGTGCGATCCGTCGAGCTCCGTCGGCTGACGATGGAGGAGGTGTTCATCCGCCTCGTGATGGCCGATCGCGGCGCCGAGGCCGCCCGGACGGCCAGGGAGGAGCTCAGCCGTGAATAA
- a CDS encoding Gfo/Idh/MocA family oxidoreductase: MGFITHIPGTNPVVQPPRHPRAKGVGIVGLHEGRTLLIALDTRCGYAFPVAGCDLDEAKIEAARQVRSDLVYTTDYDAMLAREDVEIVAIYTPDALHAEQIVKAFDAGKDVICTKPLVNSVEGARAVLEAGRRTGRNLLVGQSTRFFEPFLRQRRDFERGVFGDVELADAHYIHRMDWFYEKSKWAVTDTDWVFLGLSHPIDLLRWYLGPIRSVHATGATSALGRKYGLKSFDLYTVNAIATDGRLGRAMGHYGVHELPRARNCIELMLYGSKGSSLAQYHDMRYLRTDADNTEVMEDHLYAGRHYYFNSEVHGMHYGEFANYAEHFARAIIEKAPHAPGLREGVETFCVMEAVRRSARTGEVVPVEPILREVGLV, from the coding sequence ATGGGCTTCATCACGCACATTCCCGGCACGAATCCGGTCGTCCAGCCGCCGCGTCACCCGCGGGCGAAGGGGGTGGGCATTGTCGGGCTGCACGAGGGCCGCACACTGCTCATCGCGCTCGACACGCGATGCGGGTACGCCTTTCCCGTGGCCGGCTGCGACCTTGATGAGGCCAAGATCGAGGCGGCCAGGCAGGTGCGCAGCGACCTGGTCTACACCACCGACTACGACGCCATGCTGGCCCGAGAGGACGTGGAGATCGTCGCCATCTACACGCCCGACGCGCTGCACGCCGAGCAGATCGTGAAGGCGTTCGACGCGGGCAAGGACGTCATCTGCACCAAGCCGCTGGTGAACTCGGTTGAGGGCGCCCGCGCCGTGCTGGAGGCGGGTCGGCGGACGGGCCGGAACCTGCTGGTCGGTCAGTCCACGCGATTCTTCGAGCCATTCCTGAGGCAGCGGCGCGATTTCGAGCGGGGGGTGTTCGGCGACGTGGAGCTGGCCGATGCTCACTACATTCACCGCATGGACTGGTTCTACGAGAAGTCGAAATGGGCGGTCACCGACACCGACTGGGTGTTCCTGGGGCTGTCGCATCCCATCGACCTGCTGCGCTGGTACCTGGGACCGATCCGCTCGGTCCACGCCACCGGCGCGACCAGCGCGCTGGGGCGGAAGTACGGGCTCAAGTCGTTCGACCTGTACACGGTCAACGCGATCGCCACGGACGGGCGACTGGGCCGCGCGATGGGCCACTACGGCGTGCATGAACTGCCGCGGGCGCGGAACTGCATTGAACTGATGCTGTACGGCTCGAAGGGGTCGTCGCTGGCGCAGTACCACGACATGCGGTACCTTCGCACCGATGCGGACAACACCGAGGTGATGGAGGACCACCTCTACGCCGGGCGGCACTACTACTTCAACAGCGAAGTGCATGGCATGCATTATGGCGAGTTCGCCAACTACGCCGAGCACTTCGCCAGGGCGATCATCGAGAAGGCGCCGCACGCGCCGGGGCTGCGGGAGGGCGTGGAGACGTTCTGCGTGATGGAGGCGGTGCGGCGGTCGGCGCGCACCGGCGAAGTAGTCCCGGTGGAGCCGATCCTGCGCGAGGTGGGGCTGGTGTGA